A region of Argentina anserina chromosome 5, drPotAnse1.1, whole genome shotgun sequence DNA encodes the following proteins:
- the LOC126794308 gene encoding protein CASP: protein MEGGSDRDKSNSSSSPIPVVSNFWKEFDLEKEKSVLDEQGLRIAENQENSQKNRRKLAESTRDFKKASPEDKLSLFNSLLKGYQEEVDNLTKRAKFGENAFLNIYQKLYEAPDPYLALASIAEQVLKLSELESENRKMKVELEEFRTEATHLKNQQATIRRLEERNRQLEQQMEDKVKEIVEIKQRSFAEENQKVLEVLTEREQMLQDQLRQAKDSVFNMQKLHELAQSQLFELRAQSEEEKATKQSEVNLLMDEVERAQTRLLSLEMEKGHLRSKLQSANVETDNKKSDNLDSNSILENSLSAKEKIIAELNMELHNIETTLSNEREEHLNEIKKLNILLSEKEASLEEMKKELQARPTTKLVDDLRKKVKILQAVGYNSIEAEDWEVATSGEEMSKMESLLLDKNRKMEHQLTQLKVQLSEKSSLLEKADGEISELAEKVNEQKRLIQKLEDDILKGYSSKDKKGNLFEDWDLSEGRSTELSENAEQKQVSSDQDQSSMLKVICNQRDRFRARLRETEEEIRQLKEKIGALTGELERTKADNVKLYGKIRYVQDYSLEKVVSRGSRKQAEDLESGFSSDVESKYKKIYEDDINPFAAFSKKERDQRYKELGFRDRITLSSGRFLLGNKYARGFAFFYTIGLHILVFTCLYRMSALSYLSNGQEDILVGDTTQNLPHAHAL from the exons ATGGAAGGTGGATCCGATAGAGACAAATCGAACTCGTCGTCGTCTCCCATCCCCGTCGTCTCCAATTTCTGGAAAG agtttgatttggagaagGAGAAAAGTGTACTGGATGAGCAAGGGCTTAGGATAGCTGAGAATCAGGAGAACAGCCAGAAAAATAGGCGGAAGCTTGCAGAGAGCACTAGAG ATTTCAAGAAAGCTTCACCGGAGGATAAGCTAAGTCTCTTCAATTCTTTACTCAAGGGTTACCAGGAGGAAGTTGATAATCTTACCAAGAGAGCCAAATTTGGAGAAAATGCTTTTCTTAACATCTATCAAAAGCTTTACGAGGCTCCAGATCCGTATCTTGCTCTTGCTTCAATTGCT GAGCAAGTTCTTAAATTGTCTGAGCTAGAATCTGAGAATAGAAAGATGAAAGTTGAGCTTGAGGAATTCAGGACAGAAGCAACTCATCTAAAGAATCAGCAGGCAACAATAAGAAGACTGGAAGAGCGTAACCGTCAGTTAGAGCAGCAG ATGGAGGATAAAGTTAAAGAAATTGTGGAGATAAAGCAACGGAGTTTCGCAGAAGAGAACCAGAAAGTACTTGAGGTCCTGACTGAGAG AGAACAAATGTTGCAGGATCAATTGCGACAGGCTAAAGACAGTGTTTTCAATATGCAGAAATTGCACGAGCTTGCTCAAAGCCAATTGTTTGAGCTTCGTGCTCAGTCAG AGGAAGAGAAGGCCACCAAGCAATCTGAGGTCAATCTTCTTATGGATGAAGTTGAACGGGCTCAGACACGGCTTCTTAGTCTTGAGATGGAGAAG GGACATTTGCGATCCAAGTTGCAGTCCGCTAATGTAGAAACTGATAATAAGAAAAG TGATAACTTAGATTCAAATAGCATCCTTGAGAATTCTTTAAGTGCCAAAGAGAAGATCATAGCTGAACTCAACATGGAACTTCACAATATTGAAACCACcctatcaaatgaaagagaggaGCACTTGAATGAGATCAAGAAGTTAAATATACTGCTCAGTGAAAAG GAAGCTTCTCTTGAGGAGATGAAGAAAGAGCTTCAAGCAAGGCCAACAACAAAACTGGTTGATGATTTGCGTAAAAAAGTGAAGATTTTGCAG GCAGTGGGTTATAATTCAATTGAGGCTGAAGATTGGGAAGTTGCTACAAGTGGGGAAGAGATGAGCAAAATGGAGTCTCTTCTTCTTGATAAGAATCGAAAAATGGAGCACCAACTCACACAATTGAAG GTGCAACTCTCAGAAAAGTCATCTCTATTGGAAAAGGCTGATGGAGAAATATCAGAACTTGCAGAGAAGGTTAATGAACAAAAAAGGTTAATACAGAAGCTAGAGGATGATATACTGAAG GGCTATAGCTCCAAGGATAAAAAAGGAAATTTATTTGAGGACTGGGATCTGTCTGAGGGTAGGAGCACAGAGCTATCAGAG AATGCAGAACAAAAGCAGGTTTCCTCAGACCAAGACCAAAGCTCAATGCTCAAGGTTATCTGCAATCAGCGAGATCGATTCAGGGCACGCTTGAGAGAGACGGAAGAA GAAATCAGACAGTTGAAGGAAAAAATAGGAGCTCTAACTGGGGAACTGGAAAGGACAAAAGCTGATAATGTCAAGCTGTATGGAAAGATTCGCTATGTTCAGGACTACAGTCTTGAAAAAGTAGTGTCGAGGGGATCAAGGAAG CAAGCGGAGGATCTTGAAAGTGGCTTCTCCTCGGATGTTGAATCTAAGTACAAGAAGATCTATGAGGACGACATAAATCCTTTCGCAGCATTCTCGAAAAAG GAAAGGGATCAAAGGTACAAGGAATTGGGTTTCAGGGACAGAATTACTCTTAGCAGTGGACGTTTTCTTCTTGGCAACAA GTACGCTCGGGGTTTCGCATTTTTCTACACCATTGGATTGCATATACTGGTGTTCACCTGTCTCTACCGAATGTCAGCTCTGAGTTATCTCAG CAATGGTCAGGAGGATATCCTCGTGGGGGACACAACTCAGAATCTCCCACATGCACACGCTCTCTAA